The Actinomycetota bacterium genome includes a region encoding these proteins:
- a CDS encoding Fic family protein, translating to MKTVEIGTMRTQPGGFKAFIPNPFPPKGGFDLDPKLLKKNNEATRLLGKLDGITMLLPDADFFLLMYLRKDAASSSQIEGTMATMVDAIEAEVRVSGNIPTDVDDILHYINALNYGIKRLTENNFPMGLRFVRELHKELMRKARVTHVSDPGEFRKSQNWIGGTRPDNARFVPPPVADMHKSLGELETFIHTDDATPTVIKTGLIHAHFETIHPFLDGNGRTGRMLVTFYLWKEGYLERPVLFLSSYFKKHQKLYYEKLEGYHNGKISEWIDFFLDGVIEIANEAIDIVGKITALREEDMAKIQALGKRASESAAMVLPKLYGQPIVNTAIIQQWTGFTRAGAQTVIDRFIEIGILAPKDKDRKYGQSYVYKTYLDIFIGSNN from the coding sequence ATGAAAACTGTTGAAATAGGCACAATGAGAACTCAGCCAGGGGGCTTTAAGGCCTTTATTCCCAATCCTTTTCCGCCAAAGGGTGGCTTTGACCTTGACCCAAAACTCTTGAAGAAAAACAATGAAGCGACTCGGCTTCTCGGCAAACTCGATGGTATCACAATGCTTCTTCCCGATGCCGATTTCTTTCTCCTCATGTACCTGCGAAAAGACGCTGCTTCTTCAAGCCAAATCGAAGGCACAATGGCGACTATGGTCGATGCGATTGAAGCTGAAGTAAGAGTGAGTGGAAATATCCCGACGGACGTCGATGATATTTTGCATTACATCAATGCTCTTAACTACGGAATAAAGCGACTTACTGAAAATAATTTTCCCATGGGACTCCGGTTTGTGAGAGAACTTCATAAGGAACTCATGCGCAAGGCGCGGGTGACTCATGTTTCTGATCCGGGAGAATTTCGTAAAAGCCAGAATTGGATAGGCGGCACTCGTCCCGACAATGCTCGTTTTGTTCCGCCGCCCGTTGCCGATATGCATAAATCGCTTGGTGAACTCGAGACTTTTATTCATACAGACGATGCAACGCCTACGGTAATAAAGACGGGTCTAATCCATGCTCATTTTGAGACTATCCACCCATTTTTGGATGGTAATGGCAGGACGGGGAGGATGCTGGTTACTTTCTATCTGTGGAAAGAAGGCTATTTGGAAAGACCGGTACTGTTTTTGTCATCATATTTCAAAAAACATCAGAAGCTTTATTACGAAAAACTCGAGGGCTACCATAATGGAAAGATTTCCGAATGGATAGACTTTTTCCTTGATGGCGTAATTGAAATAGCCAACGAAGCCATAGACATAGTCGGCAAAATCACTGCTTTGCGTGAAGAAGACATGGCTAAAATCCAGGCGCTTGGCAAACGCGCTTCAGAAAGCGCCGCTATGGTTTTGCCAAAACTCTACGGCCAGCCGATTGTGAATACCGCCATCATTCAGCAATGGACAGGTTTTACTCGCGCGGGGGCGCAAACAGTTATTGACCGATTTATTGAAATCGGGATACTAGCGCCAAAAGATAAGGACAGAAAATACGGTCAGTCGTACGTGTATAAAACCTATCTTGATATTTTCATCGGGAGTAACAATTGA
- a CDS encoding type II toxin-antitoxin system RelE/ParE family toxin, whose translation MTYTITILRRAQKELSDLPQDYYTRVRDEIRKLAEEPRPNGSKKLAGRSGWRIRVGSYRVVYEIDDASCLIIIMHIGHRRDVYR comes from the coding sequence GTGACCTACACGATCACCATTTTACGGCGAGCACAGAAGGAACTGTCCGATCTGCCGCAGGACTATTACACTCGGGTACGAGATGAGATTCGAAAGCTGGCGGAGGAGCCGCGTCCGAACGGATCGAAAAAACTGGCTGGTCGATCCGGGTGGCGAATCCGAGTTGGTTCTTATCGAGTGGTTTATGAAATCGATGACGCGAGTTGCTTGATCATCATTATGCACATTGGTCATCGCCGAGATGTTTACCGATAG